A single Lolium perenne isolate Kyuss_39 chromosome 6, Kyuss_2.0, whole genome shotgun sequence DNA region contains:
- the LOC127310199 gene encoding uncharacterized protein, whose amino-acid sequence MGPTPQLLHLPLPVPIPLALPIQYASDQTRMETAVRRPTPLPSPCRLYPIDGAFFVRWGYTWACVGPGRASGRPEVGPTQNNPAQARPGSTKFPPSPSDRGPGRSVKVSFRATQARPGSRANISGPSPSFSGRARAGPSGRAAHGQIWMGASWIEVKDKDDRWAPHVNESHSPSPAPRRRRPPPRHRRWRHLPFLLLPLSAAALRIGGRQETEFIASPSPEEVQLVADLLPRSRRPGRRRLRASRSAQPRFCPAAASCVRLGRLDAAATAAENARPSEGRWTRQRWLDAAVEAFGGAAPPPWPAALLPRLASLPLRLPRRPPSSKSDAPPDPIPSRSSFAAFGSAAPPPWPAALLPRLTSLPLRLPKRPPSSRSDAGPSTRGSWSSAHSGGERDDFRLPPSVLLAGKTMLMPSAEAIICREEHCLHQHEECAISDRHQEQESLRKKLLFARHFANSAPM is encoded by the exons ATGGGACCCACGCCGCAGCTCCTCCACCTCCCCCTGCCCGTTCCCATCCCCCTCGCCCTCCCCATACAGTACGCCTCCGACCAGACAAGGATGGAAACAGCAGTACGCCGGCCGACTCCCTTGCCCTCACCTTGCCGGCTTTACCCTATAGACGGTGCTTTTTTTGTTAGATGGGGGTATACCTGGGCATGTGTCGGCCCGGGCCGGGCCTCGGGCCGGCCCGAGGTAGGCCCGACGCAAAATAATCCGGCCCAAGCCCGGCCCGGCTCAACCAAATTCCCACCAAGCCCGTCGGACCGCGGGCCGGGCCGTAGTGTTAAAGTGAGTTTTCGGGCTACCCAGGCCCGGCCCGGCAGTCGGGCCAACATTTCTGGCCCAAGCCCGAGTTTTTCGGGCCGGGCCCGGGCCGGGCcgtcgggccgggctgcccatggccagatATGGATGGGGGCAAGCTGGATTGAGGTAAAAGATAAAGATGACAGGTGGGCTCCACACGTTAATGAAAG CCATTCCCCATCTCCCGCTCCCCGCCGTCGTCGGCCTCCTCCCCGTCACCGCCGCTGGCGCCACCTCCCCTTCCTACTTCTTCCTCTCTCTGCCGCCGCCCTTCGCATCGGCGGCCGGCAGGAGACCGAGTTCATCGCATCACCATCGCCGGAGGAAGTGCAGCTCGTCGCTGACCTCCTTCCGCGCAGTAGGAGGCCAGGAAGGCGACGACTTCGAGCGAGCCGATCAGCCCAACCTCGATTTTGTCCAGCGGCGGCTTCCTGTGTGCGGTTGGGACGCTTGGACGCGGCCGCAACGGCGGCAGAGAACGCGCGCCCGAGCGAGGGCAGATGGACGCGGCAACGATGGCTGGATGCGGCGGTGGAGGCTTTTGGCGGCGCCGCTCCGCCTCCGTGGCCGGCCGCCCTTCTCCCACGCCTCGCCTCCCTGCCGCTCCGCCTCCCCAGGCGACCTCCATCTAGCAAGAGTGACGCACCGCCGGACCCAATTCCCTCGCGTTCTTCTTTTGCGGCGTTTGGCAGCGCCGCTCCGCCTCCCTGGCCGGCCGCCCTTCTCCCACGCCTCACCTCCCTGCCGCTCCGCCTCCCCAAGCGACCTCCATCCAGCAGGAGCGACGCCGGCCCAAGCACGAGGGGCTCCTGGAGCTCCGCCCATTCTGGAGGTGAACGGGACGATTTCAGGCTGCCACCATCTGTGCTGCTCGCCGGGAAGACCATGTTGATGCCATCAGCAG AAGCCATTATCTGCAGGGAGGAGCACTGCCTCCATCAGCATGAGGAGTGTGCCATCTCCGACAG GCATCAAGAACAAGAAAGTTTGAGAAAAAAG CTTTTGTTTGCTAGACACTTCGCCAATTCAGCTCCTATGTAA